In Lycium ferocissimum isolate CSIRO_LF1 chromosome 11, AGI_CSIRO_Lferr_CH_V1, whole genome shotgun sequence, a single genomic region encodes these proteins:
- the LOC132037068 gene encoding prefoldin subunit 1, translating to MADEANRTAFIEIQGRMIETTGKLKQVQTQIRNKETEKKRAYLTLEELKQLSEDTNTYKAIGRTFVLEPKTVLMNEQEQKLKDSETAIANLQTSKEYLEKHLAEVENNLRELLQQDPGLARQIMTMSVA from the exons ATGGCGGACGAAGCAAATAGAACT GCTTTTATCGAAATACAAGGTCGAATGATTGAGACTACCGGTAAATTAAAGCAG GTTCAAACACAGATTCGAAACAAAGAAACGGAAAAGAAGCGTGCTTATTTGACATTGGAGGAATTGAAGCAGCTGTCTGAAGATACTAATACATACAAAGCCATAG GAAGAAC GTTTGTCTTGGAGCCAAAGACTGTGTTAATGAATGAGCAAGAGCAAAAACTCAAGGATAGTGAAACTGCAATTGCCAATTTGCAG ACTTCTAAAGAGTATTTGGAAAAACACTTGGCAGAGGTGGAGAATAACCTTAGAGAGCTCTTACAACAAGATCCTGGTCTTGCTCGTCAGATAATGACCATGTCTGTAGCATAG
- the LOC132037071 gene encoding probable serine/threonine-protein kinase PBL17: MGSCFSIEEDESEFRPHNKPVGHGVGGYPTRSNPVIPQNTDLYAHETDKASSIVVIPKNVKDLRQNPGDLDIFTYEEMKLSTKHFRPDKVLGEGGFGIVYKGVIDENVRPGYKTTYVAIKELDPEGLQGDREWLAEVNYLGQLKHPNLVKLIGYCCEDYHRLLVYEYMESGSLEKHLFPRVCATLTWSRRMRIALDAAKGLAFLHGAERPIIYRDFKTSNILLDAEFTAKLSDFGLAKDGPMGDQTHVSTRVMGTYGYAAPEYVMTGHLTARSDVYGFGVVLLEMLIGRRAMDKSKPSREHNLVEFARPLLNHSKKLFRIMDPRLEGQYSSKIALKVANLAYQCLSQNPKGRPVMSQVVEILEALQPQDKGEEAILMTGSGSVTLYEAKANPLKCESEREAVAAQKSTQTNGRSKSEVPKECDLYSPSPDLVLDVGSVSSRS; this comes from the exons ATGGGTTCTTGTTTTAGTATTGAAGAAGATGAATCAGAATTCCGACCACATAACAAGCCAG TTGGGCATGGAGTTGGCGGATATCCTACCAGGTCAAATCCTGTAATTCCCCAGAACACAGATCTATATGCTCATGAAACTGATAAGGCAAGCAGCATCGTGGTAATTCCCAAAAATGTGAAGGACCTTCGGCAGAATCCTGGCGACCTTGATATCTTCACATATGAAGAGATGAAGTTGTCTACGAAGCACTTTCGACCAGATAAGGTACTTGGAGAGGGTGGATTTGGCATTGTCTACAAAGGAGTCATTGATGAAAATGTCAGGCCAGGATACAAGACCACCTATGTTGCCATTAAGGAGCTTGATCCAGAAGGTCTTCAGGGCGACAGGGAGTGGCTG GCAGAGGTGAACTACTTGGGGCAGCTTAAACATCCAAATCTGGTGAAGCTGATTGGATACTGCTGTGAGGATTACCATAGACTGTTGGTTTATGAATATATGGAATCTGGCAGCCTGGAAAAGCACCTTTTTCCAA GAGTGTGTGCGACTCTAACTTGGTCAAGAAGAATGAGAATTGCTTTGGATGCTGCTAAAGGGCTTGCTTTTCTGCATGGAGCTGAAAGGCCTATAATATACAGGGACTTCAAGACGTCAAACATTTTGTTGGATGCG GAATTTACTGCAAAGCTTTCTGACTTTGGACTTGCAAAAGATGGACCCATGGGAGATCAAACACATGTTTCAACTCGTGTAATGGGCACTTATGGCTATGCTGCTCCAGAGTATGTCATGACCG GACATTTAACAGCCAGAAGTGATGTTTATGGTTTTGGCGTTGTTTTGCTTGAAATGCTCATCGGAAGGAGAGCAATGGACAAAAGTAAACCTAGCCGGGAACATAACCTTGTAGAGTTTGCTCGACCTCTCTTGAATCATAGCAAGAAGCTTTTCCGGATAATGGACCCAAGACTGGAAGGTCAATACTCCTCGAAAATTGCTTTAAAAGTTGCCAATCTAGCCTATCAATGCCTAAGCCAAAACCCAAAGGGAAGGCCTGTCATGAGTCAAGTTGTTGAAATACTTGAAGCACTTCAACCACAAGATAAAGGCGAAGAAGCGATTCTTATGACTGGAAGTGGGAGTGTCACATTGTATGAAGCTAAAGCAAATCCACTCAAATGTGAAAGCGAAAGGGAAGCTGTTGCTGCACAAAAGAGTACACAAACAAATGGAAGAAGCAAGAGTGAGGTACCAAAGGAATGTGACCTTTATAGTCCTTCTCCTGATCTGGTACTCGACGTGGGATCAGTTTCTTCAAGAAGTTGA
- the LOC132037076 gene encoding TORTIFOLIA1-like protein 2 isoform X2: MSRQKVMKKHVNMVRGRGPSRVNGQQVAFELKQRAVLALNKLADRDTYQIGVEELEKIIECLTPDGVAPFLSCILDTDSEQKSAVRKESIRLMGMLANFHDSIVVPHLGKMVTSIVKRLKDSDTVVRDACVDTVGVLASKMSSVTGDNENDGVFVMLVRPIFEAMGEQNKQVQTGSALCLARVIDSIQNPPAVILQKMLAKTVKLLKNPHFMAKPAVIELNRSIIQAGGANTHSALSTAMASIQEALKNSDWATRKAACAALGDIASIGGAFFSTFKTSSIRTLESCRFDKVKPVRDSALQALHLWKRLPGTGTSEPSEAGSSIRENLYKDDYGDITSASESTLKDVTPKKFGCDSVKSKLPLSFRKAGPNHVEKPQHSGANEWRVEIAVPKTRKIFMPEVRDEESEGSSITKAFEKSAETRSSHDVEYEYVHIDDKQECSSGSNLFPDNFQRKEVLGSHEVIDKANLVTPLGTSRRSAVEEISIEEQRYFSGMQERRSLDSTVTELSSQKLHGCCSDVAKEMLSVRKQLLDIENKQSNLLDLLKEFTSNIVDNLSMIQINVSSLEGVVDRLAKELSHGGRFPDPATTKFMKRGPAVASPRLSTYTPRPSVDMPHRKSPLLPTKDVEVRGDRTLVKSRSGSFRNQNLDMWIDPAAKQGGYSVGKGTHGGQLRRNKDVFGRISTTNDKQNHLDAKNNLWRIVKGHLLGGDVDSAYVEALYSGDELVLFELIDTTGPVLENLSQKTASDLLATLSSYFFEQTYVNIIIPWLQQVVELSSVRGPDYTVLPTNAKREFLSAFQEAIKGGYSTPAERKSLMQLAMTLNQLWGKNAP; the protein is encoded by the exons ATGAGCAGGCAAAAAGTGATGAAGAAACATGTGAATATGGTGAGAGGAAGAGGTCCCAGCAGGGTGAATGGCCAACAGGTTGCTTTTGAACTTAAACAACGTGCGGTTCTTGCGCTGAACAAGCTTGCAGATAGGGATACTTACCAAATTGGAGTTGAAGAGCTAGAGAAAATAATTGAGTGCTTAACCCCAGATGGAGTCGCTCCATTTCTATCTTGTATATTAGATACTGACTCAGAGCAGAAAAGTGCTGTTCGTAAGGAATCTATTCGGTTGATGGGCATGCTAGCCAATTTCCATGATAGTATTGTTGTTCCACATCTTGGGAAGATGGTAACTAGCATTGTTAAGCGTCTCAAGGACTCGGATACAGTTGTAAGAGATGCGTGCGTGGATACTGTTGGTGTTTTGGCTTCTAAAATGAGTAGTGTTACAGGTGacaatgaaaatgatggagTTTTTGTGATGCTAGTGAGGCCTATTTTTGAAGCAATGGGAGAGCAAAATAAGCAGGTGCAAACTGGTTCAGCGCTGTGCTTGGCTCGGGTCATAGACAGTATTCAGAACCCTCCAGCTGTCATTTTGCAGAAGATGCTGGCTAAAACTGTCAAGTTGCTTAAGAATCCACACTTCATGGCAAAACCAGCtgttattgaattgaatagaagcATAATTCAG GCTGGTGGTGCCAATACACATAGTGCTTTATCAACTGCAATGGCTAGCATTCAAGAAGCACTCAAGAACAGTGATTGGGCGACAAGAAAAGCTGCATGTGCAGCATTAGGCGACATTGCTTCAATCGGTGGAGCATTCTTCAGCACTTTCAAAACCTCCAGTATCCGGACCCTTGAATCCTGTCGATTTGATAAG GTGAAACCAGTCAGGGACTCAGCATTGCAAGCTTTACACCTGTGGAAAAGGCTTCCTGGCACTGGTACATCTGAACCTTCTGAAGCAGGCTCTTCCATAAGAG AAAATCTTTATAAAGATGACTATGGCGATATAACAAGTGCCAGTGAGTCAACACTGAAGGATGTCACACCTAAGAAATTTGGTTGTGACTCGGTTAAAAGCAAGCTTCCCCTTTCTTTCAGAAAAGCAGGCCCTAACCATGTTGAAAAGCCTCAGCACTCCGGAGCTAATGAGTGGCGTGTAGAAATAGCAGTTCCAAAAACCCGTAAGATCTTTATGCCAGAAGTTCGGGATGAAGAATCAGAGGGTAGTTCTATTACGAAGGCATTTGAAAAAAGTGCTGAGACTAGAAGTTCTCATGATgttgaatatgaatatgtgcACATAGATGACAAACAGGAATGCTCTTCTGGCTCAAATCTGTTTCCTGATAACTTTCAACGCAAAGAAGTCCTGGGTTCTCACGAGGTAATTGACAAGGCCAATTTGGTTACACCATTGGGAACAAGTCGGCGTTCTGCAGTTGAAGAAATCAGTATTGAGGAACAGCGATATTTTTCTGGAATGCAGGAACGAAGAAGCTTAGATTCAACAGTAACTGAATTGAGTTCCCAAAAATTGCATGGCTGTTGTTCTGATGTAGCTAAGGAAATGTTATCTGTCCGAAAGCAACTCTTAGATATTGAAAATAAGCAATCCAATTTACTGGATTTATTAAAG GAGTTCACATCCAACATTGTGGATAACCTGTCAATGATACAAATAAATGTGTCCAGTCTTGAAGGTGTAGTTGATAGATTGGCCAAGGAACTTTCTCATGGAGGGAGATTTCCTGATCCAGCGACAACAAAATTTATGAAAAGAGGTCCTGCTGTTGCTTCCCCAAGGCTCTCCACATACACCCCAAGGCCATCTGTTGATATGCCTCATAGGAAGTCTCCGTTACTGCCCACCAAAGATGTGGAGGTTCGGGGGGATAGGACACTTGTAAAGAGCAGATCGGGCAGTTTTAGAAATCAAAATCTAGACATGTGGATAGATCCTGCAGCAAAACAAGGTGGATATTCTGTTGGAAAGGGAACACATGGAGGACAATTGAGGAGAAATAAAGATGTCTTTGGCAGAATTTCTACAACTAATGACAAACAAAATCACTTAGATGCCAAGAATAACCTCTGGAGAATTGTTAAAGGACATCTTTTGGGTGGGGATGTAGACTCTGCTTATGTGGAAGCCCTTTATTCTGGTGATGAGCTTGTTTTGTTTGAACTTATTGATACAACAGGGCCAGTTCTGGAGAATTTATCCCAAAAGACCGCCAGTGATCTTTTGGCCACTTTATCATCATACTTCTTCGAACAAACATATGTGAATATCATAATTCCCTGGCTGCAACAG GTGGTGGAATTGAGTTCTGTCCGTGGGCCAGATTATACTGTCCTCCCTACAAATGCAAAGCGAGAATTTCTTTCTGCATTTCAGGAAGCGATAAAGGGTGGATACTCTACCCCAGCAGAGAGAAAATCTTTGATGCAGTTGGCAATGACCTTAAACCAGCTTTGGG GAAAAAATGCACCATAG
- the LOC132037076 gene encoding TORTIFOLIA1-like protein 2 isoform X1: MSRQKVMKKHVNMVRGRGPSRVNGQQVAFELKQRAVLALNKLADRDTYQIGVEELEKIIECLTPDGVAPFLSCILDTDSEQKSAVRKESIRLMGMLANFHDSIVVPHLGKMVTSIVKRLKDSDTVVRDACVDTVGVLASKMSSVTGDNENDGVFVMLVRPIFEAMGEQNKQVQTGSALCLARVIDSIQNPPAVILQKMLAKTVKLLKNPHFMAKPAVIELNRSIIQAGGANTHSALSTAMASIQEALKNSDWATRKAACAALGDIASIGGAFFSTFKTSSIRTLESCRFDKVKPVRDSALQALHLWKRLPGTGTSEPSEAGSSIRENLYKDDYGDITSASESTLKDVTPKKFGCDSVKSKLPLSFRKAGPNHVEKPQHSGANEWRVEIAVPKTRKIFMPEVRDEESEGSSITKAFEKSAETRSSHDVEYEYVHIDDKQECSSGSNLFPDNFQRKEVLGSHEVIDKANLVTPLGTSRRSAVEEISIEEQRYFSGMQERRSLDSTVTELSSQKLHGCCSDVAKEMLSVRKQLLDIENKQSNLLDLLKEFTSNIVDNLSMIQINVSSLEGVVDRLAKELSHGGRFPDPATTKFMKRGPAVASPRLSTYTPRPSVDMPHRKSPLLPTKDVEVRGDRTLVKSRSGSFRNQNLDMWIDPAAKQGGYSVGKGTHGGQLRRNKDVFGRISTTNDKQNHLDAKNNLWRIVKGHLLGGDVDSAYVEALYSGDELVLFELIDTTGPVLENLSQKTASDLLATLSSYFFEQTYVNIIIPWLQQVVELSSVRGPDYTVLPTNAKREFLSAFQEAIKGGYSTPAERKSLMQLAMTLNQLWGKSGHLEKEV; encoded by the exons ATGAGCAGGCAAAAAGTGATGAAGAAACATGTGAATATGGTGAGAGGAAGAGGTCCCAGCAGGGTGAATGGCCAACAGGTTGCTTTTGAACTTAAACAACGTGCGGTTCTTGCGCTGAACAAGCTTGCAGATAGGGATACTTACCAAATTGGAGTTGAAGAGCTAGAGAAAATAATTGAGTGCTTAACCCCAGATGGAGTCGCTCCATTTCTATCTTGTATATTAGATACTGACTCAGAGCAGAAAAGTGCTGTTCGTAAGGAATCTATTCGGTTGATGGGCATGCTAGCCAATTTCCATGATAGTATTGTTGTTCCACATCTTGGGAAGATGGTAACTAGCATTGTTAAGCGTCTCAAGGACTCGGATACAGTTGTAAGAGATGCGTGCGTGGATACTGTTGGTGTTTTGGCTTCTAAAATGAGTAGTGTTACAGGTGacaatgaaaatgatggagTTTTTGTGATGCTAGTGAGGCCTATTTTTGAAGCAATGGGAGAGCAAAATAAGCAGGTGCAAACTGGTTCAGCGCTGTGCTTGGCTCGGGTCATAGACAGTATTCAGAACCCTCCAGCTGTCATTTTGCAGAAGATGCTGGCTAAAACTGTCAAGTTGCTTAAGAATCCACACTTCATGGCAAAACCAGCtgttattgaattgaatagaagcATAATTCAG GCTGGTGGTGCCAATACACATAGTGCTTTATCAACTGCAATGGCTAGCATTCAAGAAGCACTCAAGAACAGTGATTGGGCGACAAGAAAAGCTGCATGTGCAGCATTAGGCGACATTGCTTCAATCGGTGGAGCATTCTTCAGCACTTTCAAAACCTCCAGTATCCGGACCCTTGAATCCTGTCGATTTGATAAG GTGAAACCAGTCAGGGACTCAGCATTGCAAGCTTTACACCTGTGGAAAAGGCTTCCTGGCACTGGTACATCTGAACCTTCTGAAGCAGGCTCTTCCATAAGAG AAAATCTTTATAAAGATGACTATGGCGATATAACAAGTGCCAGTGAGTCAACACTGAAGGATGTCACACCTAAGAAATTTGGTTGTGACTCGGTTAAAAGCAAGCTTCCCCTTTCTTTCAGAAAAGCAGGCCCTAACCATGTTGAAAAGCCTCAGCACTCCGGAGCTAATGAGTGGCGTGTAGAAATAGCAGTTCCAAAAACCCGTAAGATCTTTATGCCAGAAGTTCGGGATGAAGAATCAGAGGGTAGTTCTATTACGAAGGCATTTGAAAAAAGTGCTGAGACTAGAAGTTCTCATGATgttgaatatgaatatgtgcACATAGATGACAAACAGGAATGCTCTTCTGGCTCAAATCTGTTTCCTGATAACTTTCAACGCAAAGAAGTCCTGGGTTCTCACGAGGTAATTGACAAGGCCAATTTGGTTACACCATTGGGAACAAGTCGGCGTTCTGCAGTTGAAGAAATCAGTATTGAGGAACAGCGATATTTTTCTGGAATGCAGGAACGAAGAAGCTTAGATTCAACAGTAACTGAATTGAGTTCCCAAAAATTGCATGGCTGTTGTTCTGATGTAGCTAAGGAAATGTTATCTGTCCGAAAGCAACTCTTAGATATTGAAAATAAGCAATCCAATTTACTGGATTTATTAAAG GAGTTCACATCCAACATTGTGGATAACCTGTCAATGATACAAATAAATGTGTCCAGTCTTGAAGGTGTAGTTGATAGATTGGCCAAGGAACTTTCTCATGGAGGGAGATTTCCTGATCCAGCGACAACAAAATTTATGAAAAGAGGTCCTGCTGTTGCTTCCCCAAGGCTCTCCACATACACCCCAAGGCCATCTGTTGATATGCCTCATAGGAAGTCTCCGTTACTGCCCACCAAAGATGTGGAGGTTCGGGGGGATAGGACACTTGTAAAGAGCAGATCGGGCAGTTTTAGAAATCAAAATCTAGACATGTGGATAGATCCTGCAGCAAAACAAGGTGGATATTCTGTTGGAAAGGGAACACATGGAGGACAATTGAGGAGAAATAAAGATGTCTTTGGCAGAATTTCTACAACTAATGACAAACAAAATCACTTAGATGCCAAGAATAACCTCTGGAGAATTGTTAAAGGACATCTTTTGGGTGGGGATGTAGACTCTGCTTATGTGGAAGCCCTTTATTCTGGTGATGAGCTTGTTTTGTTTGAACTTATTGATACAACAGGGCCAGTTCTGGAGAATTTATCCCAAAAGACCGCCAGTGATCTTTTGGCCACTTTATCATCATACTTCTTCGAACAAACATATGTGAATATCATAATTCCCTGGCTGCAACAG GTGGTGGAATTGAGTTCTGTCCGTGGGCCAGATTATACTGTCCTCCCTACAAATGCAAAGCGAGAATTTCTTTCTGCATTTCAGGAAGCGATAAAGGGTGGATACTCTACCCCAGCAGAGAGAAAATCTTTGATGCAGTTGGCAATGACCTTAAACCAGCTTTGGG GAAAGAGTGGTCATCTGGAGAAGGAAGTTTAA